The Papio anubis isolate 15944 chromosome 1, Panubis1.0, whole genome shotgun sequence genome window below encodes:
- the LOC101006247 gene encoding olfactory receptor 14A16 — protein MSKEMNNFTFGRLFFLMGFSDIRETQILHSVLFLLIYLVALMGNLLIITLIIKDHRLHTPMYFFLKNLSFLDLCLISVTVPKSITNSLMNCNTISFLGCVCQVFFFFLLANTEVAVLTVMCYDRYVAICHPLRYEVIMSHEACVQMAVSSWVNGGLNAILHTACTFSVPMCGFPEVHHFFCDIPQLLSLACSYNTGELVIIGLSLVLDFGCFVFIDISYIHIFSTVLRMPSKEGRSKAFSTCLPHLTVVTLFFSSGFFAYLRPLPKSPSPLDLLVSVFYTVMPPIMNPFIYSLRNKDMKMAFWELQISR, from the coding sequence ATGTCCAAAGAAATGAATAACTTCACCTTTGGGAGACTATTCTTCCTCATGGGGTTCTCCGACATTCGGGAGACCCAGATCCTACATTCTGTGCTCTTTTTGCTAATTTACCTGGTGGCACTGATGGGGAATCTTCTCATCATCACCCTTATCATCAAGGATCATCGGCTCCACACGCCCATGTACTTTTTCCTAAAGAACTTATCTTTCCTGGATCTGTGTCTCATTTCCGTCACTGTTCCTAAGTCCATCACAAACTCCCTGATGAATTGCAACACCATTTCATTCCTTGGATGTGTGTgtcaggtttttttcttctttctcttagccAATACAGAAGTAGCTGTTCTCACGGTCATGTGCTATGACCGCTATGTTGCCATCTGCCACCCACTCAGATATGAGGTCATAATGAGTCATGAAGCCTGTGTGCAGATGGCTGTCTCTTCATGGGTCAATGGAGGTCTCAATGCAATCCTGCACACAGCTTGCACCTTCTCTGTGCCCATGTGTGGGTTTCCTGAGGTTCATCATTTCTTTTGTGATATCCCACAACTGCTCTCCCTTGCCTGTTCTTACAACACTGGTGAATTGGTAATCATTGGGCTCAGCCTCGTGTTGGACTTTGGCTGCTTTGTGTTTATTGACATTTCTTACATTCACATATTCTCCACTGTGCTCAGGATGCCCTCCAAAGAAGGCAGGTCCAAAGCTTTCTCCACATGCCTGCCTCATCTCACTgttgtgactttatttttctcttcagggTTTTTTGCCTATTTACGCCCTCTGCCTAAATCTCCATCACCCTTGGATTTGCTGGTTTCAGTGTTCTACACTGTGATGCCACCCATCATGAATCCCTTCATCTATAGCCTAAGAAATAAGGATATGAAGATGGCATTCTGGGAACTACAAATTAGTAGATAG
- the LOC101013726 gene encoding olfactory receptor 14K1: MTNQTQMMEFFLMRFTENWMLLRLHAVLFSLIYLAAVLMNLVIILLTILDHRLHMAMYFFLRHLSFLDLCLISATVPKSILNSVTSTDSISFLGCVLQLFVVVLLAGSEIGILTAMSYDRYAAICRPLHYEAVMSRGLCVQLMALSWLNGGALGLLYTAGTFSLNFCGFKEIHQFFCDVPALLKLTCSKEHGIISVSVTIGVCYAFSCLVCIVVSYVYIFSAVLRISPRQRQSKAFSNCVPHLIVVTVFLVTGAVAYLKPGSDAPSIPDLLVSVFYSVAPPALNPVIYCLRNKDIKSALSKVLWNVRSSGVMKR, translated from the coding sequence atgaCCAATCAGACTCAGATGATGGAATTCTTCCTTATGAGATTTACTGAGAATTGGATGCTCCTGAGGCTACACGCTGTGCTCTTCTCATTGATCTACCTTGCGGCTGTGCTGATGAATTTAGTCATCATTCTCCTCACGATTCTTGACCACCGTCTCCACATGGCAATGTACTTTTTCCTCCGACATTTGTCCTTCTTAGACCTGTGTCTCATTTCTGCCACAGTCCCCAAATCCATCCTCAACTCTGTCACCTCCACTGACTCCATCTCCTTCCTGGGCTGTGTGTTGCAACTCTTCGTGGTGGTACTGCTGGCTGGATCAGAGATTGGCATCCTCACTGCCATGTCCTATGACCGCTATGCTGCCATCTGCCGCCCCCTGCACTATGAGGCTGTCATGAGCAGAGGGCTCTGTGTCCAGTTGATGGCTCTGTCCTGGCTCAACGGAGGGGCCCTGGGACTCTTGTACACAGCTGGAACATTCTCTCTGAATTTTTGTGGCTTTAAGGAGATACATCAGTTCTTCTGCGATGTCCCTGCCCTACTGAAGCTTACTTGTTCTAAAGAACATGGCATCATTAGTGTCAGTGTGACCATTGGGGTCTGTTATGCATTTTCATGTTTAGTTTGCATTGTAGTTTCCTATGTGTACATTTTCTCTGCTGTGTTAAGGATATCACCAAGACAAAGACAATCCAAAGCCTTTTCCAACTGTGTGCCTCACCTCATTGTTGTCACTGTGTTTCTTGTAACAGGTGCTGTTGCTTATTTAAAGCCAGGATCTGATGCACCGTCTATTCCAGACTTGCTGGTGTCTGTGTTCTATTCTGTCGCACCTCCAGCCTTGAACCCTGTTATCTACTGTCTGAGGAACAAGGACATTAAGTCTGCTCTGAGTAAAGTCCTATGGAATGTTAGAAGCAGTGGGGTAATGAAAAGATGA